The sequence TTATATATACTAGCATCCAGAACACATGATTTTTACGTGCTTgacaatttaattatttgagtaaaagaaaaaaaaattataatagatTAATAACATGtgagtttttaaaaattaaagagaatttgaaaaaatttatttcgataatttaataaaaatggtagtatatatatatatatatatatatatatatataatgaaattttagattgagaaaataaaaaattgtgatattaaatctcaaaatatattaaaaaaaattgttaaaataaTACGAGAGAATTCAATTGTATTTCATATCAACAAAACACCCCCAatgttttaatataaaaaattcaaaccGTGAGGAAAAAAATTTGCATCCTTAAAAAACGTGAAAAAAATCGTTAACTATTTGATTGATCATATTAAGCATGTAAAAACATGAAAAAGAATTTAGATATCCAACCATGACTTTTGCAAATTTTCTTGATCAGGCCTCTCATGATAGTAGCACAAACGACATCATTCAACCACGATAATTGACAAATTTCTTGAATGTAGATTGTTTGTGCTTCATTATATTTGTTTTGATATCTAATATCTTATATCAAGAAAAGTTATGAATTGGGGTATTAAATCTCAAAACACTAAAAAAACGTGTTCACCAATAATTGTTCCAATACTTGACCAACAATTAAGAAATCCTCAAAGAAAAGAGACAACAATATTGGGACTTGAAACATAATGGATAGTAGAAGTTCATGTTAGAAAAGCTTGAACATTTCTATTGCTTACAGCCTCACAGATCGATCAAATTTCACATGATAAGTCAATTTCTGATTCTACGCCCTAAAAACCAAAGAACATGGGGCTCGACCCTCACAGTAGCACCCCACAACCCAATTATTTCAACTCTATAAACTGAATTTTACTCTCTCAAATTGGTAACTGTCCGACTACATGCCTGAGAAATAGTTTCAACAACCACGGAAAATGATGGATAGTTGAGTTGTGCTTCTGGGATACTTGAAATCTGTGAGCAAGTTACGTCTCGATTGACAATGTAATCGATTTCTTGATCTATGTATCCTAATCCACATAAATCTGACAGGTAATCTTGTGGGCTCAAGTCGTAAACGAGACCTGGATCGATGACCTTGAGTATGTTTACGTGAACTGAACTGGTGGCGAAAACACTGGCGGGACGGAGAGTTTGATCCTCGATGTGTGTTCTGGCCAGGTTAACTTGATCGGTGGAGGTCATGATGGCGAATTTGATAGAAGCAGGGAACCATTCCGGGTGCACGTTTCTCAACAATGATGCGATGCCACACAAGTGAGGATATGTCATTCAGGTTCCAGAGATGATGTTgaaatttgattttgtttttgtgttgGTATTATTCTCAACTGATTCATGCCAGGCTGCGAGAATGTGTGAACCAGGACCAATGATATCTGGTTTTATGATTTCGGGGTTGCCCTTGTTTGGACCCCTGGTGGAGAATGATGCCACGTTGTTTAGAATAGGGAGGGGGGGTTGGAGATTTAGGTTGATCGATTGGCCccctttagcaatttaaaatgatCTTTCAAAAATGCAAGAGAAAGTCTTAGGGACAATAAAAAATAAGTGCAGTAATAAATAAAGTAAATGACGGTAAAtaataaagcagtaaataagAGAGAATATGTTTAtaaaagttcgacgataaaaaTTTTACGTCtttccttcttggttaaggtcgattaaccaaggtatCACTAGAAATTCATCTTGACATTGATGAATCTAAGTTAATCAATACAACAACACGATCATCACATCTTCTTGGCCTTAAgagctccaaggatagccaatAGAACAACTCAATACACCTGACTTTATGGACTTTAAGGATAGCCTCACAACAACTCGATAAACTCGGATTCTCGCTCAagtattgtagtgacccgtatccagaattaacgattaatgagtaattaatcgtgtgatcatgtttagatttagttaaacatgattaaggggtttCCAAATAGATTAACggattccagaaatggatccaggataCTCGAAAATGGCCGAGAAGGTTCggagggttcggaggatccgaactaggttaggaggatccgaactggttcggaggatccgTACCTAAGATCGAAGAATCCGAACatgagatcggaggatccgaacttgcATGACCAGCTGTCCgagaataatacgtcattggtgatgtcactgatgggacttcagaggatccgaagtgaggatcggaggctccgaagtcaggaacggaggatctaaactggatcggaggatcagaagtcgggttcggaggctccgaactttgcctataaatagggggtcaagatttcattttcaagcgccccttttctcttttctctctcgattccttagccttctagcttagattTAGGGAATTCTAGTTGTCCATTTGGGATttcgaaagtggcatagcgatccaggcgtcgtagcggagctgtggcctagttttgaggcaattgtcatcagcgggttgacgacggacgcaggtataactatggactttttaaattgtttaggagtatgaaatagcttagttaaggcttttagagcttatttattgatgcatgtgtatttgcattgtagagttgatgatatgcttggaacctagagtgggactgctaggaactaccttagaaaggtacgcaagtactgactgagatagccagcggttatgcatgcttatgtgttgcatttatgtgtcatattttgcatggattattatacggcatgtgcatatcatattgttccTGTAAGGAGCCATGGAGGGCCGCTCAGCCAtgttcggacggttgatgtctagtgcccagcgACCGACGGGTTGGGTGGTACTAGCAtctgggggacacggtccacgtccggtaggaatgagcagtgtacgcagggtttgctccccgggttgtaccactcatgtcctaggcgccagtctgaacagttatatatagttatcccagatatggatacccagtcatattcatatgcatgcatcatgtttgtatgttttacccgtgcttttgtattgagcttagagctcacgtccagtattttctgtgtatctggacaccccattcgacggggcaggtgtaggtgcaggtttgagcaccaggagcttggattggCCAGTGACCTTGGAGACAacgagattagctgtaggtttttgcccttggggcttatttattcgattaagttgtataatcgaatttgtttaaccggttgtatccTGCCGgtctgattttatttaagtctttcgcaacaattttatttaatgcatgcttaattatactctaactctgattaggtagtggatctgggttgggtcgctacaagt comes from Henckelia pumila isolate YLH828 chromosome 4, ASM3356847v2, whole genome shotgun sequence and encodes:
- the LOC140860656 gene encoding subtilisin-like protease; translation: MTYPHLCGIASLLRNVHPEWFPASIKFAIMTSTDQVNLARTHIEDQTLRPASVFATSSVHVNILKVIDPGLVYDLSPQDYLSDLCGLGYIDQEIDYIVNRDVTCSQISSIPEAQLNYPSFSVVVETISQACSRTVTNLRE